In Aegilops tauschii subsp. strangulata cultivar AL8/78 chromosome 3, Aet v6.0, whole genome shotgun sequence, one genomic interval encodes:
- the LOC109731739 gene encoding UDP-D-apiose/UDP-D-xylose synthase: protein MASGGRTDLDGAAVAPLTICVIGAGGFIGSHLCEKLMAETPHTVLALDVYCDKIRHLVDPPPPHLAGRIAFHRLNIKNDSRLEGLIKMADLTINLAAICTPADYNTRPLDTIYSNFIDALPVVKYCSENSKRLIHFSTCEVYGKTIGSFLPKDHPLRKEPEFYVLTEDESPCIFGPIVKQRWSYACAKQLIERLVFAEGAENGLEFTIVRPFNWIGPRMDFIPGVDGPSEGVPRVLACFSNNLLRREPLKLVDGGESQRTFVYIKDAIEAVLLMIENPARANGHIFNVGNPDNEVTVRELAEMMTEVYAKVSGEPPLEEPVVDVSAKEFYGEGYDDSDKRIPDMTLINKQLGWNPKTPLKDLLETTLTYQHKTYKEAVKTQMCLATATPSS from the exons aTGGCGAGCGGGGGCAGGACGGATCTGGACGGCGCCGCCGTGGCGCCGCTGACCATCTGCGTGATCGGCGCCGGCGGCTTCATCGGCTCGCACCTCTGCGAGAAGCTCATGGCCGAGACCCCGCACACCGTCCTCGCCCTCGACGTCTACTGCGACAAGATCCGCCACCTCGTCGACCCGCCCCCGCCCCACCTCGCCGGACGCATCGCCTTCCACCGCCTCAACATCAAGAACGACTCCCGCCTCGAGGGCCTCATCAAGATGGCCGATCTG ACGATAAACCTGGCGGCGATCTGCACGCCGGCGGACTACAACACGCGCCCGCTCGACACCATCTACAGCAACTTCATCGACGCGCTCCCGGTG GTCAAGTACTGCTCGGAGAACAGCAAGCGCCTGATCCACTTCTCCACGTGCGAGGTCTACGGCAAGACCATCGGCAGCTTCCTCCCCAAGGACCACCCCCTCCGCAAG GAACCTGAATTTTATGTGCTGACAGAAGATGAGTCACCCTGCATCTTTGGTCCAATCGTGAAACAGAGATGGTCCTACGCGTGTGCAAAGCAGCTTATCGAGAGGCTTGTTTTTG CTGAAGGCGCAGAAAATGGCCTTGAATTCACGATTGTGAGACCTTTCAATTGGATTGGGCCAAGGATGGACTTCATTCCTGGCGTTGATGGTCCTAGCGAGGGTGTTCCTCGGGTTTTGGCTTGCTTCAGCAAC AATCTCCTCCGTAGAGAGCCCCTGAAGCTTGTCGATGGCGGCGAGTCCCAGAGAACTTTTGTTTACATCAAGGATGCCATTGAAGCTGTTCTTCTGATGATT GAAAACCCTGCTCGAGCCAATGGTCATATCTTCAACGTTGGGAACCCCGACAATGAAGTCACTGTTAGGGAGTTGGCCGAAATGATGACAGAG GTCTACGCTAAGGTCTCAGGAGAGCCCCCGCTGGAGGAGCCTGTGGTCGACGTGAGCGCGAAAGAATTCTACGGCGAAGGGTACGACGACAGCGACAAGAGGATCCCCGACATGACCCTGATCAACAAGCAGCTAG GGTGGAACCCCAAGACCCCTCTCAAGGACCTGCTGGAGACGACGCTGACCTACCAGCACAAGACCTACAAGGAGGCTGTGAAGACGCAGATGTGTCTGGCCACGGCGACGCCTTCAAGCTAG